The following proteins are co-located in the Zonotrichia albicollis isolate bZonAlb1 chromosome 1, bZonAlb1.hap1, whole genome shotgun sequence genome:
- the LOC106630772 gene encoding uncharacterized protein LOC106630772: MAERAAVISRDEEKIQNSSDDEDRFPTQVAVTASPGCSACPSLDSLDEDKGSSAEPERLSVLCSRAVEQLKAPTGPEIVRGGQAQTTVCGLAEHPLAAVDASLGASSCPAAVDNLLPVHLASLYDKSPCCDGKLNSEVLQVPRVPREALQARTGTQQAGNDTQQAGTDTQSSMASCSLGRVIWMKTTTVMETLEKKKKEEKEKYQLQLAMYRRLLLLRSIRSLHRQLEQQQARLQECYGTVINTKKEVLKHICPTSPSPSP, translated from the coding sequence ATGGCTGAGAGAGCAGCTGTAATATCAAGAGATGAAGAGAAGATCCAAAACAGCAGTGATGATGAAGACAGGTTTCCTACTCAAGTTGCTGTAACAGCATCCCCTGGTTGCTCTGCCTGCCCTTCACTAGACAGCCTTGATGAAGACAAGGGAAGCTCAGCAGAGCCAGAAAGACTGTCTGTCctctgcagcagggcagtgGAGCAGCTAAAAGCCCCAACTGGCCCAGAGATCGTTCGTGGTGGCCAGGCACAGACAACAGTCTGTGGGCTGGCTGAGCATCCTCTGGCAGCTGTAGATGCATCCTTGGGTGCCTCCTCATGCCCTGCAGCAGTTGATAACCTGCTGCCTGTGCACCTTGCCTCCTTGTATGACAAAAGCCCCTGCTGTGATGGCAAACTGAACTCAGAGGTGCTGCAGGTCCCGAGGGTGCCCCGTGAGGCCCTGCAGGCACGGACTGGcacccagcaggcagggaatgaCACCCAGCAGGCAGGGACTGACACCCAGAGCAGCATGGCCTCCTGCAGTTTGGGCCGTGTGATTTGGATGAAGACCACAACAGTAATGGAGACCttagaaaagaagaagaaggaggaaaaggagaagtaCCAGCTCCAGCTAGCAATGTACCgacggctcctgctgctgcGCTCCATCAGGAGTTTGCAtaggcagctggagcagcagcaggccaGGCTGCAGGAATGCTATGGCACGGTGATAAATACAAAGAAAGAAGTGTTGAAACACATTTGCCCAACCTCGCCCTCACCTTCGCCGTAA